One Nicotiana tomentosiformis chromosome 4, ASM39032v3, whole genome shotgun sequence genomic window carries:
- the LOC104096477 gene encoding GDSL esterase/lipase At5g03980-like — translation MASLSLHKVSFFLLVITFAYFSSPSAAQTKCNIRSVYQLGDSLADAGNVIRTPGASIIFRANQAPYGETFFRRPTGRFSNGRIIIDYISSAFKLSFLNAYLDRGASFSQGVNFAVAGATALNSSFWAARGIRLPTWNTPLAAQLGWFKSHLQSTCGSNCAQTLRSSSLIVMGEWGGNDYYNGFFQNKQLPEVRTYVPFVVAGIMRSIKDVIQLGATRILVPGIYPLGCLPLYLTSFPDSNANGYDQLGCLRNYNDFASYHNRYLTRSLASLQREFPNVRIVYGDYYGALLTLLRSASSFGFNQNTLLTACCGTGGRYNFNFRTVCGSASVRACSNPAQYVHWDGIHLTDEAHRHMTDIVVKDMLSRFGCTV, via the coding sequence ATGGCTTCTCTGTCTCTACACAAagtatctttctttcttttagtgATAACTTTCGCATATTTCTCTTCTCCCTCGGCTGCCCAAACAAAATGTAACATCAGATCAGTTTACCAACTCGGTGACTCTCTCGCTGATGCCGGAAATGTCATCCGTACACCCGGCGCTTCCATTATATTCCGAGCCAACCAAGCTCCTTACGGTGAAACCTTCTTTAGAAGACCTACCGGCCGTTTCTCAAACGGCCGTATTATTATCGACTACATTTCCTCTGCTTTCAAACTCTCCTTCCTCAATGCTTACTTGGACAGAGGTGCTTCTTTTAGCCAAGGCGTTAACTTCGCCGTGGCTGGTGCCACGGCGCTAAATTCCTCTTTCTGGGCAGCTCGAGGTATTCGGCTGCCCACATGGAACACGCCGTTGGCTGCTCAATTAGGTTggtttaaatctcatttacaatCCACATGTGGTTCTAATTGTGCACAAACTCTTAGGAGTTCGTCTCTTATAGTAATGGGAGAATGGGGTGGCAATGATTATTACAATGGGTTTTTCCAAAACAAGCAATTACCCGAGGTCCGTACCTACGTTCCTTTTGTTGTTGCCGGTATTATGAGAAGCATCAAAGATGTGATTCAGCTTGGGGCAactcgtattttggttccaggaATTTATCCACTGGGGTGTCTTCCTTTGTATTTGACATCTTTTCCTGATTCTAATGCAAATGGTTACGACCAATTGGGTTGCTTGAGAAATTATAATGATTTTGCTTCGTACCATAATAGATACCTGACCAGAAGTTTGGCATCTCTACAACGTGAATTTCCGAATGTTAGGATTGTCTATGGAGATTATTACGGGGCGCTTTTGACTCTTCTTCGCAGTGCTTCTTCCTTTGGATTTAATCAGAATACGTTGTTAACTGCGTGCTGTGGAACTGGAGGACGATACAACTTTAATTTCAGGACTGTGTGTGGATCAGCTAGTGTAAGAGCTTGTTCTAACCCGGCTCAATACGTGCATTGGGATGGTATTCATTTGACAGATGAAGCTCATCGTCATATGACAGACATTGTTGTCAAAGACATGCTTTCCAGATTCGGGTGTACCGTTTAG